The following DNA comes from Photobacterium sp. DA100.
CCGAACACGCCTTGATGGATGAGCCGGATAGCTACCTGCGCCTTGAAGGCCTGTTGCGCCTGTTCTACCGCGAATGGGGCTTTATTGGCGATCACGAGCAATACTTCTCATCGGACAACGTGTTTCTCGACAAGGTGCTCGAGCGCAAGAAAGGGATCCCGGTCACCCTGGGGGCCCTGTTTCTGTTTCTGGCGCACCGGTTGGACTTGCCGGTCCGTGCCGTGGGCTTCCCAACCCAGTTTGTCCTCAAGGTAGAGTGGTACGGCAGTGATCCCCTGTTCATCAACCCGTTTGATGGCGAGTACCTGAGTAAGCACGTTATGGCGGCTTGGCTGAAAGGCCACAAGGGGCCGTTTTCCGAGTTGCGTAGCGAGTATTTCGCCACGGCCGGCAATTACGATATTTTGGCTCGCTGGCTAACCGTGATGAAAAGTGCGTTGCTGCGCGAGGGATTGTTTACCGAAGCGCTGCGCTGCAGTGATGTTGTGCTAGGGGCTTTTCGTCCGGGGGATCCGCACGAAATCCGCGATCGCGGCTATATTTACCAGCAGCTAGAGTGCAGCCATGCCGCTGCGCTGGATTACGAGTATTTTATCGAGCAATGCCCTGAAGACCCAGCTGCCGAGCTGCTGAAGCTTCAGGTCAAAGAACTCAACAAAGAGCCGTTGACCCTGCACTAATTGGCGCGGGGCTGGGCTTATCAAAAATTAAGAGAGAAGATGATGGAACAGAAAGTTGTTCGCGTTGGTGATATCGAGGTTGCCAACGATAAGCCGTTTGTCCTATTCGGCGGTATGAACGTACTGGAATCACGAGATTTGGCGATGCAGATCTGTGAAAAGTACGTTGAAGTGACAGACAAGCTAGGCATTCCTTATGTCTTCAAGGCTTCTTTCGACAAGGCAAACCGTTCTTCTGTCCACTCGTACCGCGGTCCGGGGATGGAAGAAGGCCTGAAGATTTTCCAGGAGCTGAAAGATACCTTCGGCGTGAAGATCATCACGGATATCCACGAGCAGTACCAGGCCCAGCCGGTTGCTGATGTGGTTGACGTGATCCAGCTTCCGGCTTTCCTGGCTCGCCAGACTGACTTGGTCCAGGCGATGGCGAAAACCGGTGCCGTGATCAACGTAAAGAAACCTCAGTTCATGAGCCCGGGCCAGGTAGGCAACATCGTTGAGAAATTTGCGGAGTGCGACAACGAGAATATCATCCTGTGTGAGCGTGGCGTGCTGCACGGCTACGACAACCTAGTGGTTGATATGCTGGGCTTCGATGTGATGAAGAAGGCGTCTAAGGGGAGCCCGATCATCTTTGACGTGACTCACGCCCTGCAGTGCCGTGATCCTAATGGTGCCGCGTCTGGCGGTCGCCGCGAGCAAACCGTTGACCTGGCGCGTTCTGGTCTGGCGACCAAGATTGCCGGTCTGTTCATGGAAGCGCACCCGACCCCGGATCAAGCGCGCTGTGACGGCCCGTCTGCATTCCCGCTGGACAAGCTTGAGCCGTTCCTGAGTCAGCTCAAGCAGCTTGATGATCTTGTTAAAAGCTTTGAAGAGATTGAAATTAAGTAACGGTGTTATTTGATTTGATTCAAAACGGCCCGGCAGGTTACCTGTCGGGCCGTTTTTTATTGCTATGAAGTCAGTTCCTTATGATAGAAAAAATTAAAATAGGTGAAAATTTAGTGAATTAATCTACCATATTCGTATTTGGCAGTGTTCTTGGTAATCCAAATGAGATGATATGGGTTTATCTGGCTGGTGGTGTGCCGGGAATGGAGTGAGATGTTTTCT
Coding sequences within:
- a CDS encoding tetratricopeptide repeat protein; its protein translation is MLRFTEQELEQMPLVDGAVAMTEAVDPHFPAGWVSVQLERLAQEAEHALMDEPDSYLRLEGLLRLFYREWGFIGDHEQYFSSDNVFLDKVLERKKGIPVTLGALFLFLAHRLDLPVRAVGFPTQFVLKVEWYGSDPLFINPFDGEYLSKHVMAAWLKGHKGPFSELRSEYFATAGNYDILARWLTVMKSALLREGLFTEALRCSDVVLGAFRPGDPHEIRDRGYIYQQLECSHAAALDYEYFIEQCPEDPAAELLKLQVKELNKEPLTLH
- the kdsA gene encoding 3-deoxy-8-phosphooctulonate synthase, whose protein sequence is MMEQKVVRVGDIEVANDKPFVLFGGMNVLESRDLAMQICEKYVEVTDKLGIPYVFKASFDKANRSSVHSYRGPGMEEGLKIFQELKDTFGVKIITDIHEQYQAQPVADVVDVIQLPAFLARQTDLVQAMAKTGAVINVKKPQFMSPGQVGNIVEKFAECDNENIILCERGVLHGYDNLVVDMLGFDVMKKASKGSPIIFDVTHALQCRDPNGAASGGRREQTVDLARSGLATKIAGLFMEAHPTPDQARCDGPSAFPLDKLEPFLSQLKQLDDLVKSFEEIEIK